A window of Brachybacterium fresconis contains these coding sequences:
- a CDS encoding ABC transporter ATP-binding protein, which produces MRESAPDPLIELDQASQVFRVKGQDLPAVSDVSLSVGAGEVLCLVGESGSGKTTAARMAAGLASPSSGTVRFEGQDLTTMTRAERRRYRRSVQYIHQDPYASLNPIRSVRSTLSIPLRRHGLAHDQAEVDQRVDELLETVDLTPPESYRGKFPHQLSGGQRQRVSVARGLTLSPRMLIADESTSMLDVSIRVSLLNMLTRLRTEDGVGFIYITHDLALAKYFAWEGRTAVMYLGKIVEAGPTPQVINNPQHPYTKALLEAVPEPDPDRARQKKAGAGLLSADIPSLSDLPSGCAFHPRCPLAEERCRERIPVLQPAPKAPDQDVACMVVTDPRPTAAVGAGAGAGPGAGTGTEAGGSTGRGGDADSGDGGGGRS; this is translated from the coding sequence GTGCGTGAATCCGCCCCCGATCCGCTGATCGAGCTCGACCAGGCCTCCCAGGTCTTCCGCGTCAAGGGCCAGGACCTGCCGGCCGTCTCCGACGTGTCCCTCAGCGTCGGTGCCGGCGAGGTGCTGTGCCTGGTCGGCGAGTCCGGCAGCGGGAAGACCACCGCGGCGCGCATGGCCGCCGGCCTCGCCTCCCCGAGCTCCGGCACCGTCCGCTTCGAGGGCCAGGACCTGACCACGATGACCCGCGCCGAGCGCCGCCGCTACCGCCGCTCCGTGCAGTACATCCACCAGGACCCCTACGCCTCCCTGAACCCGATCCGCTCCGTGCGCAGCACCCTGTCGATCCCGCTGCGACGCCACGGGTTGGCCCACGATCAGGCGGAGGTCGACCAGCGGGTCGACGAGCTGCTCGAGACGGTCGACCTGACCCCGCCGGAGAGCTACCGCGGGAAGTTCCCCCACCAGCTCTCGGGCGGCCAGCGCCAGCGCGTCTCCGTCGCCCGCGGGCTGACCCTCTCGCCGCGGATGCTGATCGCCGATGAGTCCACCTCGATGCTCGACGTCTCGATCCGGGTGAGCCTGCTGAACATGCTCACCAGGCTCCGCACCGAGGACGGCGTCGGGTTCATCTACATCACCCACGACCTCGCTCTGGCCAAGTACTTCGCCTGGGAGGGTCGGACGGCGGTGATGTACCTGGGCAAGATCGTCGAGGCCGGGCCCACCCCGCAGGTGATCAACAACCCCCAGCACCCCTACACGAAGGCGCTGCTGGAGGCCGTGCCCGAGCCGGATCCGGACAGGGCCCGCCAGAAGAAGGCCGGAGCCGGTCTGCTCAGCGCCGACATCCCCAGCCTCTCCGACCTCCCCAGCGGCTGCGCCTTCCACCCGCGGTGCCCGCTGGCCGAGGAACGCTGCCGCGAACGCATCCCGGTGCTGCAGCCCGCGCCGAAGGCTCCGGATCAGGACGTCGCCTGCATGGTCGTCACCGACCCGCGGCCGACTGCCGCGGTCGGCGCCGGTGCCGGAGCCGGCCCTGGAGCCGGCACCGGAACCGAGGCCGGCGGCAGCACCGGTCGCGGCGGGGACGCCGACTCCGGCGATGGCGGGGGTGGACGGTCATGA
- a CDS encoding ABC transporter ATP-binding protein: MTDSTPPPDATTADATTPEGSAASAASGSDVPVLSARDLQVAYRTGKDASVRALRGVSFDLYPESSLALVGESGCGKTTLGLALLRLLPTLGEITGGTVTFTGEDGRRRDVTTMTQGQLRRWRWSEAAMVFQGAQNAFNPVLTIGQQMADTLVDHAPGRIGRREVLERSAEALRSVRLEPRRVLGSYPHELSGGMKQRALIATSLLLRPRLLVLDEPTTALDILTQRTVIDLLAELRAEYKFAMIFISHDLALAAELADRVITMYAGKVIETGSTRDIFSAPKHPYTSKLINAVPPVSGDLPELASIPGAPPSLATLPPGCAFAPRCELATDECLQAEPELITLTERPADMTHAAACIHHDQVHHERKVIARA; encoded by the coding sequence ATGACCGACTCCACGCCCCCGCCCGACGCGACGACTGCGGATGCCACGACGCCCGAGGGCTCCGCAGCGTCCGCGGCGTCCGGATCCGATGTCCCGGTGCTGTCCGCACGGGACCTCCAGGTCGCCTATCGCACCGGCAAGGACGCCTCCGTGCGCGCCCTGCGCGGGGTGAGCTTCGACCTCTACCCCGAGTCCTCCCTGGCCCTGGTCGGCGAATCCGGCTGCGGCAAGACCACCCTCGGCCTCGCTCTGCTGCGCCTGCTGCCCACTCTCGGCGAGATCACCGGCGGCACCGTCACCTTCACGGGTGAGGACGGCCGCCGCCGGGACGTGACCACGATGACGCAGGGCCAGCTGCGGCGATGGCGCTGGTCCGAGGCGGCCATGGTGTTCCAGGGCGCGCAGAACGCCTTCAACCCCGTGCTCACGATCGGCCAGCAGATGGCCGACACCCTGGTCGATCACGCCCCCGGGAGGATCGGCCGCCGCGAGGTCCTCGAGCGCTCCGCCGAGGCCCTGCGCTCGGTGCGCCTCGAACCGCGACGAGTGCTGGGGAGCTATCCCCACGAGCTCTCCGGCGGGATGAAGCAGAGAGCGCTGATCGCGACGTCCCTGCTGCTGCGCCCCCGGCTGCTGGTGCTGGACGAGCCCACCACCGCGCTGGACATCCTCACGCAGCGCACCGTGATCGACCTGCTGGCCGAGCTGCGGGCGGAGTACAAGTTCGCGATGATCTTCATCTCGCACGACCTGGCGCTCGCCGCCGAGCTCGCCGACCGCGTCATCACCATGTACGCCGGGAAGGTCATCGAGACCGGGTCGACCCGCGACATCTTCTCCGCCCCGAAGCACCCCTACACCTCCAAGCTCATCAACGCCGTCCCGCCCGTCAGCGGGGACCTGCCGGAGCTGGCCTCGATCCCCGGGGCCCCGCCGTCGTTGGCGACCCTGCCTCCCGGCTGTGCCTTCGCGCCCCGCTGCGAGCTCGCGACCGATGAGTGCCTGCAGGCCGAGCCCGAGCTGATCACCCTCACGGAGCGGCCCGCGGACATGACCCATGCGGCGGCCTGCATCCACCACGACCAGGTCCACCACGAACGGAAGGTGATCGCGCGTGCGTGA
- a CDS encoding ABC transporter permease: protein MSADAPPTTTAAGTGAPAPTPAPATGRAVGPGPLRRLFNELTRSASGFAGLCLVVAILLLSLIGPLVVGTDVPGDASRAWEGPSADHWLGLEGSGKDTLHLLVIGGRTVLMVGFLAAGITTVIAVAVGSLAGYFGGRFDAAMLQLTDIVMTVPQIVLLAVIGAFYNLDSPMLLGIIIGILSWPVLMRSIRAQVLSLKEREFVEAAQLLDVGWVRIVFGEIVPNMASYILINFIIAVTNAIYAMVGLYLLGLAPQKGTNWGIMINDAWTKGAMFNPDAMPYIVAPVTMIVLLQLGLILLTRTLEEILNPRLRDR, encoded by the coding sequence ATGAGCGCCGACGCCCCGCCCACCACGACCGCCGCCGGCACCGGGGCCCCCGCCCCGACCCCCGCCCCCGCGACCGGCAGGGCCGTCGGCCCCGGGCCGCTGCGTCGGCTCTTCAACGAGCTGACCCGCAGCGCCTCCGGATTCGCGGGGCTGTGCCTGGTCGTCGCGATCCTCCTGCTGTCCCTGATCGGCCCGCTCGTGGTCGGCACCGACGTCCCGGGCGATGCGAGCCGCGCCTGGGAAGGCCCCAGCGCCGACCACTGGCTGGGGCTGGAGGGCAGCGGCAAGGACACCCTCCACCTGCTGGTGATCGGCGGGCGGACCGTGCTGATGGTCGGGTTCCTCGCGGCCGGCATCACCACCGTGATCGCCGTGGCCGTCGGCTCCCTCGCCGGCTACTTCGGCGGCCGCTTCGATGCGGCGATGCTCCAGCTGACCGACATCGTCATGACCGTCCCGCAGATCGTCCTGCTGGCCGTCATCGGCGCCTTCTACAACCTCGACTCGCCCATGCTGCTGGGCATCATCATCGGCATCCTGAGCTGGCCGGTGCTGATGCGCTCGATCCGTGCACAGGTGCTCTCGCTCAAGGAGCGCGAGTTCGTCGAGGCGGCACAGCTGCTCGACGTCGGCTGGGTCCGCATCGTGTTCGGGGAGATCGTCCCCAACATGGCCAGCTACATCCTGATCAACTTCATCATCGCCGTCACCAACGCGATCTACGCGATGGTCGGCCTGTACCTGCTGGGTCTGGCCCCGCAGAAGGGCACCAACTGGGGAATCATGATCAACGACGCGTGGACCAAGGGCGCGATGTTCAACCCGGACGCGATGCCGTACATCGTCGCCCCGGTCACCATGATCGTGCTGCTGCAGCTGGGCCTGATCCTCCTGACCCGCACCCTCGAAGAGATCCTCAACCCCCGACTGAGGGACCGCTGA
- a CDS encoding ABC transporter permease: protein MTADVPTSAAPAESAAVPGGPDPAPPGTAAPTRPRASLGHRIYHSFILRRLLRSAFVVWVVASGVFLMVRLLPGNPVDVYINQQIALYGKSYEQAAAEASNFFRFDPSTPLWRQYLDYLSGLLHGDMGTSIATPGVTVMDKIAQYLPWTLYSVGIALLISITIGLILGMIMAYRRGGIIDHAVSIIGSGFHAIPNYLLAILIVVVGAVQLGIIDYTRMRGNVSPGVDPEFSLRFLSDIGYHATLPIITYVLTTVGTWALIMKASTTQVLGEDYVTVAKARGLKETRIQSNYVGRNALLPLIAQIATQAGFIVGGAIFVEQTFSYEGIGLLLFESINTRDYPTIQGVLLVVTITVVLANLAADLINAALDPRIRIGEGGAA, encoded by the coding sequence ATGACCGCTGACGTTCCGACCTCTGCGGCCCCCGCAGAGTCCGCCGCAGTCCCCGGAGGGCCCGATCCGGCCCCGCCCGGGACGGCTGCACCGACGCGCCCCCGGGCATCCCTCGGGCATCGTATCTACCACTCGTTCATCCTGCGCCGGCTCCTGCGCTCGGCGTTCGTGGTCTGGGTGGTCGCCTCCGGCGTGTTCCTCATGGTGCGCCTGCTGCCCGGCAACCCGGTCGACGTCTACATCAACCAGCAGATCGCGCTGTACGGGAAGAGCTACGAGCAGGCCGCGGCGGAGGCCAGCAACTTCTTCCGCTTCGACCCCTCCACGCCGCTCTGGCGGCAGTACCTCGACTACCTCTCGGGTCTGCTCCACGGCGACATGGGCACCTCGATCGCCACCCCCGGCGTCACGGTGATGGACAAGATCGCCCAGTACCTCCCGTGGACGCTCTACAGCGTCGGGATCGCCCTGCTGATCTCCATCACCATCGGGCTGATCCTCGGCATGATCATGGCCTACCGCCGCGGCGGGATCATCGACCACGCGGTCTCGATCATCGGCAGCGGCTTCCACGCGATCCCCAACTACCTGCTGGCGATCCTCATCGTCGTGGTCGGAGCCGTGCAGCTGGGCATCATCGACTACACGCGGATGCGCGGCAACGTCTCCCCGGGCGTGGACCCCGAGTTCTCCCTCCGCTTCCTCTCCGACATCGGCTACCACGCGACGCTGCCGATCATCACCTACGTCCTGACCACGGTGGGGACCTGGGCCCTGATCATGAAGGCCTCCACCACGCAGGTGCTCGGCGAGGACTACGTGACCGTCGCGAAGGCCCGCGGTCTCAAGGAGACCCGCATCCAGTCCAACTACGTCGGCCGCAACGCCCTGCTGCCGCTGATCGCGCAGATCGCCACCCAGGCCGGGTTCATCGTCGGCGGCGCCATCTTCGTCGAGCAGACCTTCTCCTACGAGGGCATCGGCCTGCTGCTGTTCGAGTCGATCAACACCCGCGACTATCCGACGATCCAAGGGGTGCTGCTGGTGGTCACGATCACCGTGGTGCTCGCCAACCTCGCGGCCGACCTCATCAACGCCGCCCTCGATCCCCGGATCCGCATCGGCGAGGGAGGTGCCGCATGA
- a CDS encoding Gfo/Idh/MocA family protein, which translates to MTGHPARIALVGTRGFGAVHLRRLAHLEADGTARLVGVVDVAEPPAELAAIHHHSLADLLETVPGEDRPEIVVVATPIDTHVPLATEALAAGLDVYLEKPPVPALADHEELLEAARTAGRSVQVGFQARGGAGVDVLAEEVAAGAFGPEVTVRAYGAWSRDRAYYGRSAWAGRRRLNGRRVADGVATNPLAHGVHAALTVAGIQEVADIAAVTTELRRAHDIEADDTTFLRIDPAGEGPPVLCALTTTAPEQSAPWIEVTGRAGSHRLHYTEDTSVRTAADGTTAELTHPRTDLLENLIAHVRSREVPLITPLADTGAFSAVLEAIQSAPDPTPITGGAVTWHGEGEAAHPVLEHIEQTLADALETGRPFSELGVPWARAEAVHRWSPPGRQ; encoded by the coding sequence ATGACCGGCCATCCGGCACGGATCGCCCTGGTCGGGACCCGCGGTTTCGGCGCGGTGCACCTGCGCCGTCTCGCACATCTCGAGGCCGACGGGACGGCCCGCCTGGTCGGGGTGGTCGACGTCGCCGAGCCGCCCGCGGAGCTCGCGGCGATCCATCACCACAGCCTCGCCGACCTGCTGGAGACGGTGCCCGGTGAGGACCGCCCCGAGATCGTCGTCGTCGCCACCCCGATCGACACCCACGTTCCGCTGGCCACCGAGGCCCTCGCCGCCGGACTCGACGTCTACCTCGAGAAGCCTCCGGTGCCGGCGCTGGCCGACCACGAAGAACTGCTGGAGGCGGCGCGGACCGCCGGACGGTCGGTGCAGGTCGGCTTCCAGGCCCGCGGCGGCGCCGGAGTCGACGTGCTGGCGGAGGAGGTGGCCGCCGGCGCGTTCGGCCCGGAGGTCACGGTGCGCGCCTATGGCGCGTGGAGCCGGGACCGCGCCTACTACGGACGGTCGGCCTGGGCGGGTCGGCGACGGCTGAACGGGCGCCGGGTGGCCGACGGGGTCGCCACCAACCCGCTCGCCCATGGCGTGCACGCCGCGCTGACCGTCGCCGGGATCCAGGAGGTCGCCGACATCGCCGCCGTCACCACCGAGCTGCGCCGCGCCCATGACATCGAGGCCGACGACACCACCTTCCTGCGGATCGACCCCGCGGGGGAGGGGCCCCCGGTCCTCTGCGCACTGACCACCACCGCCCCGGAGCAGTCCGCGCCCTGGATCGAGGTCACCGGCCGCGCCGGAAGCCACCGTCTGCACTACACGGAGGACACCTCCGTGCGCACCGCGGCCGACGGCACCACCGCCGAGCTCACCCACCCGCGGACCGATCTGCTGGAGAACCTCATCGCTCACGTGCGCAGCCGCGAGGTCCCGCTGATCACCCCGCTGGCCGACACCGGGGCCTTCAGCGCCGTGCTCGAGGCGATCCAGTCCGCCCCGGACCCGACCCCGATCACCGGGGGCGCGGTCACCTGGCACGGCGAGGGCGAGGCCGCGCATCCGGTTCTCGAGCACATCGAGCAGACCCTCGCGGACGCCCTGGAGACCGGCCGTCCCTTCAGCGAGCTCGGCGTCCCCTGGGCCCGCGCAGAAGCGGTGCACCGCTGGAGCCCGCCCGGACGTCAGTGA
- a CDS encoding Gfo/Idh/MocA family protein, with translation MPTRYALIGSGHRAQMYLDAIAGPHADVAELVALLDINPARREFHRDRHPAFADVVLAGPDQLEDVIREQQVDRVIVTSVDRLHAEHVVRSLQAGADVIVEKPLTIDAPSARAIQDAIDRTGRSVVVTFNYRYSPRNTALKQVIASGEIGEVVSVTFEWVLDVQHGADYFRRWHREKTNSGGLFIHKAAHHFDLVNWWIADTPARVYARGGLRFYGADAAAERGQAPLPERGTHDGSHDPFELDLRSDERLEALYLRAEQHDGYQRDRSVFDSGITTEDNLTAIVDYAGGPVLTYALTAHSPWEGYRVAINGTRGRAELEVVERAEVIAQDEDDAPSSAHVDPSAVAVTAAAAGARQRGEHLVVQRHFEPAREAEIPDGVGGHGGGDALLLRDVFVGPTDDELGRPSDHRDGMRAISVGICGNESLATGAPVDVRDFLGLDLARAGERGPAATTPTSAGADR, from the coding sequence ATGCCCACCCGTTATGCCCTGATCGGTTCCGGCCATCGCGCTCAGATGTACCTCGACGCGATCGCCGGGCCCCACGCCGACGTCGCCGAGCTGGTCGCGCTGCTGGACATCAACCCTGCCCGCCGCGAGTTCCACCGCGACCGTCATCCGGCGTTCGCGGACGTGGTCCTGGCCGGTCCCGACCAGCTCGAGGACGTCATCCGCGAGCAGCAGGTGGACCGGGTCATCGTCACCAGCGTGGATCGGCTGCACGCCGAGCACGTGGTGCGGTCCCTTCAGGCCGGGGCCGACGTGATCGTCGAGAAGCCCCTGACCATCGACGCCCCGTCGGCCCGCGCCATCCAGGACGCGATCGACCGCACCGGGCGATCCGTGGTGGTGACGTTCAACTACCGCTACAGCCCGCGCAACACCGCGCTGAAGCAGGTCATCGCCTCCGGGGAGATCGGCGAGGTGGTCTCCGTGACCTTCGAGTGGGTGCTGGACGTCCAGCACGGCGCGGACTACTTCCGGCGCTGGCACCGCGAGAAGACCAACAGCGGCGGCCTGTTCATCCACAAGGCCGCCCACCACTTCGACCTCGTCAACTGGTGGATCGCCGACACCCCCGCGCGGGTCTACGCCCGCGGCGGCCTGCGCTTCTACGGGGCCGACGCCGCCGCAGAGCGGGGACAGGCGCCCCTGCCCGAGCGCGGCACGCACGACGGATCGCACGACCCCTTCGAGCTGGACCTGCGCTCCGATGAACGGCTCGAGGCCCTGTACCTCCGCGCCGAGCAGCACGACGGCTACCAGCGCGACCGCTCCGTGTTCGACTCCGGCATCACCACCGAGGACAACCTCACCGCGATCGTCGACTATGCCGGCGGCCCCGTCCTCACCTACGCCCTCACCGCCCACAGCCCCTGGGAGGGGTACCGGGTCGCGATCAACGGCACCCGCGGCCGTGCCGAGCTCGAGGTGGTCGAGCGGGCCGAGGTCATCGCGCAGGACGAGGACGACGCCCCCTCCTCCGCGCATGTGGACCCCAGCGCCGTCGCGGTGACCGCGGCCGCCGCCGGGGCCCGACAGCGCGGCGAGCACCTCGTGGTCCAGAGGCACTTCGAACCCGCCCGCGAGGCGGAGATCCCCGATGGCGTCGGCGGCCACGGAGGGGGCGACGCGCTGCTGCTGCGCGACGTGTTCGTGGGGCCGACTGACGATGAGCTGGGCCGCCCCTCCGATCACCGCGACGGGATGCGCGCGATCTCCGTCGGCATCTGCGGCAACGAGTCGCTCGCCACCGGGGCCCCGGTCGATGTGAGGGACTTCCTGGGTCTGGACCTGGCTCGTGCGGGAGAGCGGGGCCCCGCCGCAACCACCCCGACGTCGGCCGGAGCCGACCGATGA